The following are from one region of the Polaribacter marinaquae genome:
- a CDS encoding Tex family protein: MQLLQYITQQTQFSSKSVENTISLLNEDATIPFISRYRKEMTGNLDEVEIGEIVKFKEAFETLEKRKKSILKALEEQAVLTPALTEKVNNSTDLISLEDLYLPFKKKRKTKAETARLQGLEPLAKMIMSQRVNDLEFTASKYIKNDVETLEAAIEGARYIIAEWINERTDIRNNIRLELERFATISSKVIKSKKDDEKAQKFKDYFDWNESLNKIPSHRFLAILRAENEGFIRIKIEVDSERLLQRIENRIIRTQNECSAQIEFAIKDAFKRLLYPSLSNERLSLAKERADNDAILVFSKNLKQLLLGAPLGEKRVLAIDPGFRSGCKIVCLNELGELMHNETVFPHEPQNKKIEAIQKISSLAEAYKIDAIAIGNGTASRETEQLVKKIQFKNTVDVFVVSEAGASIYSASKIARDEFPNYDVTVRGSVSIGRRLQDPLAELVKIDAKSIGVGQYQHDVDQTKLKKSLDATVESCVNTIGVNINTASESLLSYVSGIGPKLAENIVNYRNKNGSFSSRNDIKKVPRLGGKAFEQAAGFLRIKNGKNPLDDSAVHPESYALVDKIAKDNKIKVADLIGKSDLIKQINLKNYITETIGLPTLTDIVKELEKPGLDPREKAKVFSFDATIKTISDLRIGQLLPGIVNNITNFGCFVDIGIKESGLIHVSNLSDTFVKDVNTIVSLQQQIIAKVLEVDVVRKRIQLALIK; encoded by the coding sequence ATGCAGTTACTTCAATATATAACACAACAAACACAATTTTCTTCTAAATCTGTAGAGAATACAATTTCTTTATTAAATGAAGATGCTACAATTCCTTTTATCAGTAGATATAGAAAGGAAATGACAGGTAATTTAGATGAAGTAGAAATAGGCGAAATTGTAAAATTTAAAGAAGCTTTCGAAACTTTAGAAAAACGTAAAAAAAGTATTTTAAAGGCGCTAGAAGAACAAGCTGTCTTAACACCAGCATTAACCGAAAAAGTAAATAATTCTACAGATTTAATTTCTTTGGAAGATTTGTATTTACCTTTTAAGAAAAAGCGAAAAACAAAAGCAGAAACTGCGAGATTACAAGGTTTAGAACCGTTGGCAAAAATGATAATGAGTCAACGTGTGAATGATTTAGAATTTACGGCTTCAAAATACATTAAAAATGATGTTGAAACTCTTGAAGCAGCTATAGAAGGCGCTCGTTATATTATTGCAGAATGGATTAATGAACGTACAGACATCAGAAATAATATTAGACTAGAATTAGAACGTTTTGCTACAATTTCATCCAAAGTAATAAAGTCTAAAAAAGACGATGAAAAAGCACAAAAGTTTAAAGATTATTTTGATTGGAATGAGTCTTTAAATAAAATTCCTTCTCACAGATTTTTAGCAATTTTAAGAGCCGAAAATGAAGGTTTTATCAGAATTAAAATTGAAGTTGATAGCGAAAGATTATTGCAAAGAATTGAAAATAGAATTATTAGAACGCAAAATGAATGTTCTGCACAAATAGAATTCGCTATTAAAGATGCCTTTAAACGATTACTATATCCTTCTTTATCTAACGAGAGACTTTCACTAGCAAAAGAAAGGGCAGATAATGATGCTATTTTAGTGTTTTCTAAAAACCTAAAACAATTACTTTTAGGAGCACCTTTAGGTGAAAAAAGAGTCTTAGCCATCGACCCGGGTTTTAGATCTGGATGTAAAATAGTATGCTTAAATGAATTAGGAGAATTAATGCATAACGAAACCGTTTTTCCGCATGAACCTCAAAATAAAAAAATTGAAGCCATTCAAAAAATTAGTTCGTTAGCAGAAGCATATAAAATTGATGCTATTGCTATTGGTAATGGTACTGCATCTCGTGAAACTGAACAATTGGTCAAGAAAATTCAATTTAAAAATACTGTTGATGTTTTTGTTGTTAGTGAAGCTGGTGCTTCTATTTATTCAGCATCAAAAATTGCAAGAGACGAATTTCCTAATTACGATGTAACCGTTCGTGGATCTGTTTCTATAGGTAGGCGTTTGCAAGATCCGTTGGCAGAATTGGTTAAAATTGATGCTAAATCGATTGGTGTTGGCCAATACCAACATGATGTCGATCAAACTAAATTAAAGAAATCTTTAGATGCAACTGTAGAAAGTTGTGTAAACACCATCGGAGTAAATATTAATACGGCAAGCGAATCTTTATTAAGTTATGTCTCTGGAATCGGGCCAAAGTTAGCTGAAAACATTGTAAATTACAGAAATAAAAATGGTTCTTTTTCTTCTAGAAACGACATAAAAAAAGTACCTCGTTTAGGAGGTAAAGCTTTTGAGCAAGCGGCAGGTTTTTTAAGAATTAAGAATGGTAAAAATCCGTTAGATGATTCTGCTGTGCATCCAGAAAGTTATGCTTTAGTAGATAAAATTGCAAAAGACAATAAGATAAAAGTTGCAGATCTTATTGGAAAATCTGATTTGATAAAGCAAATAAATCTAAAAAACTATATTACAGAAACCATTGGTTTGCCAACTTTAACAGATATTGTAAAAGAATTAGAAAAACCTGGTTTAGATCCAAGAGAAAAGGCCAAAGTTTTCTCTTTTGATGCAACTATTAAAACAATTTCAGATTTAAGAATCGGGCAATTATTACCCGGCATTGTAAATAACATTACCAATTTTGGTTGTTTTGTAGACATTGGTATTAAAGAAAGTGGTCTAATTCATGTTTCTAATCTATCGGATACTTTTGTAAAAGATGTAAATACTATTGTAAGTTTGCAACAACAAATTATAGCAAAAGTTTTAGAGGTTGATGTTGTGAGAAAACGAATTCAATTAGCTTTAATTAAATAA